CACTGGGCGAACTTGCCTTGCAGGGCCTTGAACTGCCCCGACGCCAACTGGTGGCCGATGCCGCGCGAACCGCAGTGCGACAGGAACGCGACGCCGCCGTCGACGAGCCCGAAGACCCGCGCCGCTTCGCGCGCACGATCGTTTGCTTCGACATGCACGACTTCGCATTCGCCAAAATGGTTGCCCCCGCCGTAGGAGCCAAGTTGCGTCATCTTTGCGTCGAAGCGGTGCATTTGCGGCATCAGTTGCTCGAGCCGTAACGCCAGGGCGCCGGTCGAGTCGTCGTGGCCCACGTGCGCGGAATCTTCGCAGCGCGCCGCCCACTCTGGCGGGATGCCGAGTTCTTCGCACACGCCGCGCGAAGCTCCTTCCACCATGACGCGTTTGCCAAGGGCTTCGCTGACGTGGCGCGACTTCGGGGCATTCCGCTGACCGCGACCGGCGCCGGTGGGCGTCCGTTCGCAGATCGCGTTGATGAGAGCGCGACGCGTCGGCCGGTCGAGAATCGCGTCGGCCGGCAGGCTGGTTTGCAGCAGGCTCATCGAACACTTGATGTCGACGCCAACCGGGCCGGGATAGATGTGGGTCGGCGAAACCATGACGCAGCCGACCGGCGCCCCGTAGCCGCAATGGGCGTCGGGGTTCAGCACCAGATCGGTAACGCCAGGCGCCAGCCGCGAGTTGATCGCCTGCTGCAGGCAGAGGTCGTCGAAGGTGGCGCGAATCGCCTCGGTGCCGATGACGGTGATCGGCTTCTGCTTTCCGCCGGTCGGTAGAATGGCGGTCGCATCGCCATCGGCGATCATCTGGAACTTGCTCGGCGCCGAGGGCGAATCGTTGTCAGTGGCGATGCTCATTAGTATCAACTCGTGAGAGTAAAAGGGCGGCGACAAGAAATCGAAGAAACAAACACCTGACGATCTAACCCGTTGATCTACGGCTCGCACGACAAGTCACGCGATGCCGGCGGGGCTCGAACCCGCTCCCTTCAGGTTCCATGTAGTTCCTTCTGCATTCGCCGCTGGCTTGGGATGTTTTGTAAGTTTCAAAATGAATGGCGACAAAAGACGAAGAAACAGTCTGATGCTCTAACCACTGAGCTACGGGCGCCGCGCGAGCGACTGCGCCGGTGGGACTCGAACCCACGACCGTCAGGGCAATGTAGTTCCTTCTGCATTCGCCATTCAAAGCAGTAAAAGTCTTGTTACGTGGAAAAACCAAAAGCGAAAGGCGCGACGACAAAATTGATGAAACGGATACGCGCTCTGCCAGACTGAGCTACGGCCCCGTAGTTGTACCAAACGAGTAGAGCCGGTGGGATTCGAACCCACGACCTCGGGTTCCTAGACCATGTAGTTCCATCCGCATTCGTCGCGCTTTTCGCCTTTGGTTCGATATGGATCGAGTAAATCTCTTGCGACAAACGGGGGCGAGACATCCCGGCCCGTAAGTTGAAAGTGGACCGGAGGGGATTCGAACCCCCTAAAGCCATGTAGTCACGCTGGCATTCGCAAGAGTTAGGTTGGTTGTGTATTGACTTCAAAAAACATGAGGGCGCAACCACAACAGAATCGACAAGGGTTCGTCGAGACGGTCACATTGGGTTAAATGTAGTCTCGAAGGCATTCGATTCCGCTGTTGCCAGAAGGTCGCCGTCGGGGAGGGAGGGCGCCCGAAACGTCCCTCCCTCCCGCACTTGCTCGTTACAAACTCACCGCTTCGATCACGCGGACCCAGTGATCGCTGGCGAACTGGCCGCTCGCCACGTTGGCAAGCAGCTCGAACACTTGATCGCTGAAGCCGCCGACGTTGACGACGTCGTCCCGCTCCTTAGCTTGCACCGTTCCCGACGGCTGAATGTCGATGCAGACCATTCGCGCCCGCGGGTTACGGGCCTTGAAGGCAGACCATTCGTTCATCGTCGCGGTTCGGCCTCCGCCGAAACGACCGTAAGCAGGCGTGTCGATCCACGACTCGTTGTCCGAGACGAAGACCACCAAATCGCCGACGGCACGCCGCTCGTTGAGCGTCCGCAGCGGGGCGCTGCAGTTCGTACCCGACGGCGGTAACGCCGAGAGCTTCTGTGCGTTCGTCATCACGCTGTCGCGCGGGTTGAGCCGGACATCAACCGTCTTGTCGTTGAACGGCAGCACCTCCGCCTCCGGATTTTGTCGTAGCACGGCCGCCGCGACGAGCGCCGCCACGTCGATGCAACGGACCGCGGTCGTCGCGCCTGGGCGATGGCCGGTGACCGGCGAATGCATCGACCCCGACACGTCGGGGCAGATGAACGCCTTTCCCGCGATGCGCGGCACATTCTTCAAAGACAGTTCCATGGCGTCTTGCAGGGATTCGCGGACCGCCGTCGGCACGCGAGCGTCGGCGTTCGCGTAGGCCGTCATCAACTGGTACGGGAAGACTCGCGCCTTCTCCACCAGCCGAGGATCGCGCAGCCGGTTGGCAATGAGCGTCGTCATTTCAGCATCCTCGAATACTTCGTGTCGCAGAAACGTGTTGAGATTCATCCGCGTCATTTGCCACGGCGCCGTCCGCGCGATCTGTCGCCAATCTTTCTTCGTGAGCGGCAGCCCCGTCAGCATTTGGAACGGCACGTCGGGCACGGCGACCTTTCCCGGATTGGTGTTGCGATTGAACTTTTCGTACTGCTTCACCAATTCCGGCAAGACTTCGGCGTTGTGCTGGCGACCAATCAAGTAACCGTACAGCGCTTCCCGGGTTGAGTTCGCCGGCTTGGGGTGGACCATTCGCAGCACGTCGGCCAGAGACGGAGCGTTGCCTACTGAACCGGTGAAGAGCTGCGCATCGCTCCGCGCTTCAAGCCATTGAACGATTAACCGCTTCGGCAGCGTACCGAGGCTCTTGCGCCCCACCGCGCCCGATCGCATGATTTGCACGAAGTTGCGGAGCATCTTCGGCGAATCGATGACGCGATCAAACGCCTCGGCCAGCAACCCCGGCGAGCGGACCGACAGCACCGCCAACAGGAGCGCCGGCATATCTTTCATGTGGCCGCGTTCCCGAGCGTAGATGGCAGTGCGAGCGATGAACTCCGGCTCAACGGCGTTGCATAGCATGAGAACCGTTTCGAGCTGCTCTTCGGCCGAGGCGTAAAAGGTCGCACCCAGGCAACCGGTCGCCGCGTATTGGGCAAGGGCTTGCTTATCGGTGCGCTGGTACGCGAGGCCGCCGGCTTCGTTCACGGCGTCGGCCTTCGGAGTCAGGACGCCACGGAGGGACTGAAAGAGTGACTTGTTTGCCATGATTGGTTTCCTTCGATTCGGCCAAGTTCGTTGCATGCCAACTTCGATGGGATGACCTAATGCATCAGGTGTGCCAATGGAACGTACATTGAGCTGTTAATTTCCATAAGATGTTTTCTTGATTAGTGTTACGAGTCATTTCCATGCGTGAAACCAGGAGCACTTCTGTGGTAAACCAGCGGTATTTATGATATTCTTAGATAGCCGTTTATATGACGGTATACGGACTACTTGAACACGAAACCAATGAAGCAAGTCGCCATTGGCCTCCTGGGCTCCCGACTCGACCAGAGCATCGAAGACGCAAACCGCTGGCAAACCTGGCGGCCCTCAGTCGCGATCTGCCAACACGAAGATTTCTTGATCGACCGATTTGAGCTGATCTACGACGCCGCGGTGTCGCGGTTGGCCAATAGCGTCGCCGACGACATCCGGTCGGTTTCCCCGGAGACGGAGGTGAGGCTTCACGAACTCACCTTCCAAGATCCGTGGGATTTCGAGGAGGTGTACGGCGGCCTGCATGCGTTCGCGAGCAGCTACACGTTTCGCCCGGAGTCGGAGCGCTATCTCGTCAACATCACAACGGGCACCCACGTTCAGCAGATATGTCTCTTCTTGCTTGCGGAATCAGGGCATATCCCAGGGCAGTTGCTGCAGGCCTCGCCGCCGCGACGCCAACAGGAAGGGCAGGGGACCTATCGGATCATCGATCTCGATCTGTCGCGCTACGATCAACTCGCGGCGAGATTCGCGCTGGAACAGCAGGAGAGCCTGTCGTTCCTGAAGTCAGGAATTCAAACGCGCAACGCAGCGTTCAACGCGCTCATCGAACAGATTGAACGCGTAGCCATCCACAGTCGAGCGCCGCTGTTGATCACGGGGCCTACTGGCGCCGGGAAGAGCCAGCTTGCCCGCCGCGTTTTCGAACTTAAGCAACAGCGCCGGCAGCTGGCCGGACGCTTCGTGGAGGTGAACTGCGCCACCTTACGCGGCGATCAGGCGATGTCGGCGCTGTTCGGCCATGAGAAGGGCGCCTACACCGGCGCAACAGCCAAGCGAGACGGCTTGCTCCGCGCCGCCGACGGCGGCATGCTCTTTCTCGACGAAATCGGCGAGCTCGGGCTGGACGAACAGGCGATGCTGTTGCGCGCCATCGAAGAGAAGCGATTCCTCGCCGTCGGCGCCGACCGCGAGGTTGCCAGCGATTTTCAATTGATTGCCGGCACGAATCGCGACTTGCAGCGTGCAGTGAATGAAGGCCGATTCCGCGAGGATTTGTTGGCGAGAATCAACCTTTGGACATTTTGCCTGCCGGGCCTGGCTGAGCGTCGCGAGGATATCGCCCCCAACTTGGAGTACGAGTTGACGCAGTACTCGGCAAAGACGGGGCAAGTCGTGCGGATGAACAAAGAGGCGACGCAACGGTTCCTCCAATTCGCGGAGACGGACGCCGCGACGTGGCGAGCCAATTTCCGCGACCTCAACGCCGCCGTAACGCGCATGGCGACCCTCGCCGCTGGCGGACGCATTTCAACTGATCTCGTTGAAGAAGAAATTCGACGCCTGCAGACGCAATGGCAGCCCTGCGTCGTCGGCCCGAACGATCGCTCGCTGCCGGAGTTGGTCGACGCGAGTCAGCTGGACGATTTCGACCGCGTGCAACTAGAGGAAGTGGTGCGGGTATGCCGGCAAAGCAAGACGATCTCCGACGCTGGCCGGAAGTTGTTCGCAGTCTCAAGAAATTTGAAAGCGAAACCCAACGACGCCGATCGGCTGCGAAAATACTTGGCCCGGTTCGAATTAACCTGGGAATTACTGCATCGCTAAGCGTCCCGCCAAATGGAGAATCTTGAGGCTAAAAACCGTCTATCTAGATGGCACTTAGTGCTTAATTCGCGTTGGCGATTAAAAAGGGCGGCGTCTCAAGATCAGCGTGGCGAGCGCGACGAGAGCAAGAGTTAGCGCGGCCGGTTCGGGGATGGGCTGTGCGACTGGGACGGCGGGCGGGATGGCTGCGAACTGGCTTTTCCAGATGATCATGTCGAGAATATTGACGGCGCCGTCGCGGTTGGCGTCGCCGCTCGTGATCGACGCGCCGCTCGTCGTTCCCATGCCTCGTTGCAGGGCGAGGAAGTCTTTGCCATCGACGGCGCGATCCTGATTGAAGTCGGCAGATGGGTTGATGTTCAACTTAAAGTCGTCAATCGCGAGCCCGTCGTTGGTTCCGCCGATGTTGGCGTTCGCCAGCCAACGGATGTAGAAGACGCCGCCGTCGGGGATGCCGCCGGAGGGAATGACGGCGACGGGCGCCGTCGTGGTGCGGTTGGCGGCGAGATTGCCATCCTTCGCGCCGGCAGGCGACGTGTTGTTGGGGGAGACGAAATCGAGCGTGTTGACGGCGGTCCAGACAACGCCGGGGCCTTGGTCCACAATCGAAGTCGCGTTCACGCTGAACTCAAAGTCGAGGCGATCGACGATAGCGTCAGCGGCGCCGAGGCGCCACATTTCACCAGTGTAAGCGATGGTGAAGGAAGTGATCACGAAGCCGGTGTTGTTGAGGAAGCAGGCGCCGAGGGTCGTGTTGACAGTTCCGGAGGTGAGTTCCCCGAAGGCTCGATCGCTGTTTCCCGACGCGCCGTAGCTATAAGTGTTGCCGGTGGAAAGCGCGCCGTTGTCGGCAGTGTAAGTGAGCGTGCCGCCGGTTCCGGCTTCGCTAAAGGCCCAGCCTTGGGGAAGGGAGTTGGAGTTGTTTGCCGTCCCGGACGCAGGGAGCGCGTTGAAGTCCTGGAGGTAGGAGGGGCCGGTAAGAAACACGCAAAGTTGAGCATGGGCCGCGCTGCCCGTGGCGGCGAGCGCGACGATGACGAATAGAAGCTCGACGACGCGGGGCCGCCGGAGGATGGTGGCGCTCATGGGTGCAACACGCTGAGAAGTAGGCAGTGCGGAGCAGCAACGCAGCAGGCGACGTTTACTATAGAAAGCCTGGGGATTGGGGTCCATCAATTCGCAGTCGCGGGGAGTAATCGCCCCATGGCGAGGCCGTTTCGCGGTTGCTGCGACGAAATAGGCTGCCTGCGACTGGCCTGGAGTCGTCGGCAGTCGTCCGGGGAATGGCCCCGACATAGACGCATTGCTCTTCGCCCAGAGTCACCCTCATCGCGACGTGTCGCACTGTGCGAAATGGCAGACGCGCCGCAATACTAGACCAATAAATCCCAATTTATTGACAAAGGAGACTAGCCGCAAGGCGTTAAGGAATTTCCTGCCACGCTTAAGATAGGTCGCTGCGAACGTGTGTTTATCTCCAAGCGACATAATGATTCAGCACAATTTTGCATAGAAACTTCGGGGACCAAATTGAGTTACTTGCCGCAGTGAGGCGACATCGTGACGCCGATGGATACTCAGATTCGCCTTGTTTTCCCGAGCGGTGCGTTGGTTGGCTAAACCGCTTCGCAGAGTTGCCGCGGCTTGCGGGGCGAGAGACGTCACCTGGGGATGTGGTTTCCCAGCCCTTCAACTGCGATTGCTCACGTTACAATAAAAACTTCTCCTGTAAGAAGCTGCGTCGAGAGGTCGACGCCGCGCGCGGCTCCAACTTTTCCACCGCCGATGATTCGATTGAGATCGCGCTCATGGCGCGAAGCTCGCAGGCAGGCAAGCATATTGTTCATGAGATTGCATCGCTCTCGCATCGCTCTGATCGCAACGCTGGCGGCAAGCGTCTGCGCGCTTTCGGCTTCGCCAGTGTGGGCAGCCGTCGACTTTGCCCGTGAGATCCAGCCGATCCTGGAGATGTACTGCGTCTCGTGCCACTCGGCCGATCACACGGACGGCGACGTTGACCTTTCAACGATTGAAAAGGTCCGCGGCAGCGAGGGATTGCTCGTGCCAGGCCAGCCGGAGGAGAGTTCGCTTTACACGCTGGTGGCCGTTGAGAAGGACGACCCGCAGCTCATGCCGCCCGCCGATCAGGGAGGGCCGCTGAAGAGCGAATCGATCGAGTTGCTCAAAACTTGGATCGCCGAGGGGGCGACCTGGCCGGAGGGAGTGACGCTCAAGGTTCGGCCGAAGCCGCCGGCGGAGATTCCGTCGCCGGATGATATGGAGTTGGTCAAGCGGATCCACGCGAAGATCGTCGCGCAAGCGCAGGCCGACGGCGACGGCGCGATGGAGAGCTACGAGGCGGAAGTGCCCGAGACGGCCGCTCCCTATGCGATGGTCGCGATCGAGGGGGGCAAGTTCCTGATGGGAAGCCCCGCCGACGAAGCGGGGCGCGGCGAAGAGGAAGGGCCACAGGTTGAGGTGGAGGTCACACCGTTCTGGATCGGCAAGCATGAGGTCACCTGGGACGAATACGAGCCATTTATGATCACCGGGATCGAACGGCTGAAGAACGGCATGCGTAAGGATTTTGACCCCGCCGTTCATACCGACGTCGATGCAGTGAGCCAGCCGACTACGCCCTATGTCGAAATGAGCTTCGGTATGGGTCAGTATGGCTACCCGGCGATCAGCATGACGCAGCATGGGGCCAATAAGTATTGTCAGTGGCTGAGCGCTCAGACCGGGCACTTTTACCGATTGCCGACCGAAGCTGAGTGGGAGTACGCCTGCCGCGCCGGTACGAATACCGCGTATTCATTCGGCGATGATCCTGCAGCGCTCGACGACTACGCGTGGCACGCCGGCAACAGCGAAGAGAAATACCAACTCGTCGGACAGAAGGAACCGAATCCGTGGGGCCTCTACGACATGCACGGCAATGTCGCGGAATGGACCGCGGATCAGTTTGATCCGAACTACTTCAAACAACTTAAACCAGGCGCTGCGAACCCGTTCGTGAAGCCGACGACGCTTTATCCGCGCAGCGCGCGCGGCGGCGGCTGGGCCGATGGGCCGGAGCGGCTGCGTGCGGCCGCGCGGCTTGGCTCCGAAGCGGCGTGGCAAGAACAAGATCCTCAGCTTCCCAAAAGCCAATGGTATCTCACCGACGCCCCGTGGCTCGGTTTTCGTCTCGTTCGCCCGAAGGAAATTCCTTCGGCTGAGGAAATGTATTTCTACTGGAATAGCTCGTCCAACAAGCGGTGATTCGCGGCGGCGCCCGATGACACCCACCGCTTCAAACCCAGGTAGGAGCCCAACATGCCACTTCCCGAACTCCCCTCTGATCGTCGCCACTTCATCAAGGTTGCCGGGGCCGTCTCGGCGCTCGGGGCGATGCGTGCTCCGCACGTGTTTGCTCAGGCGGGGGCGAACCACCAGTTTCAGGTGGCGCTGATCGGCGCCGGCGGGCGCGGCACCGGCGCTGCGGTCGATGCGCTGACGGCTTCGGGTTACCCGATCAAGTTGGTCGCCGTCGCCGATGTGTTCAAGCAGAAGGCTGACGAAAGCCTGAACGCCCTGCGGCAACAGTTTGCGGATAAGCCGGAGTTGATCGACGTTCCCGAAGAGCGCTGCTTCATCGGCTTCGACGCCTACAAAAACGCGATCGACGCGCTCCGCCCGGGCGACATTGCGATCTTTGCAACGCCGCTGGCGTTCCGCTGGGTGCATTACCAGTACGCGATCGACAAGGGCGTCCATGTGTTCATGGAAAAGCCGCTTGTCTCCGACGGCCCAACCGGCAAGCGGATGCTGGAGTTGGCGAAGAAAGCCGATGAAAAAAATCTGAAGACGGCCGTCGGGCTGATGGTTCGCCACTGCCGCGCCCGGCAAGAGTTGCATCAGCGGATTCAGGACGGCGAGATTGGCGACCTCGTCGCTATGCGGGCGTACCGGATGCACGGCCCCGTGGGAACTTGCTTTAGCAACGCGAAGCCGGCCGATCGCGACGAACTCGAATGGCAGGTGCAGAACTTCCACAGCTTCCTGTGGGCGAGCGGCGGGTTGTTCAGCGATTTCTACATTCACCAGATCGACGAGGTCTGCTGGATGAAGAACAAGTGGCCGGTGAAGGCCCAAGCACTCGGCGGCCGCCATTACCGCGGCGACGCGGTCGATCAGAACTTCGACACGTACGCGGTCGAGTACACGTTCGACGACGGCACGTCGTTCTTCTTCGACGGTCGCACGATGCTTGGCTGTCGCAACGATATGTCGAGCGTGGTGCTCGGCAGCAAGGGCTCGGCGATCGTCAGCGCTTCGGGCCACCACCCCGGCAAGTGCAAGACGTTCAAGGGTCACAAGCTCGATCGCGACAGCACGGTGTGGGCGTACCCGCAGCCCGAAGCGAATCCTTACCAGCTGGAATGGCAAGATTTCATCGACGCGATCGTCCACGACACGCCATACAACGAAGTGCCGCGCGGCATCGAGGCGAGCCTGGTAACGAGCATGGGTCGCATGGCGGCGCACACGGGGCAGGAGGTCACTTACGATCAAATGCTCAACTGCAAGCACGAAATGGCGCCGGGCGTGGCGGACTTCGCGCAAACAAAGGAAGCGCCGCTGACTCCGGACGATCAGGGCCGGTACCCAGTGCCGAATCCCGGGAAAATTCGCGGCCGCGAGTATTCCGATAAGGCGTAGCGACTGCACTCGCGCTCGTTCCGATCAAGCGATGCGCGGGCGATACGATTGAACGACGAAGCAGCGTCTCTTCGAGCGAGGGACGCCGCTTTTCTCTTTGGTTCAACGACGATAGCGCGGTCGCCGCGAGTTCTGAATCGGCCGGTTATGATTGCCGGCGGCGTTGGCTATAATGATTGACGGCCGCCGCCTGCCGACGGGGATGCTCCGCGCCGGCACGCCTCACTCCGTGAGACGCCGACATGCTCTTTTCGTCTCGTCGTTGGTTTGAATTACTCTGCTGCGCGGCTGCGTTCGCGCTGTGGTTGGGACTGGGTGCGCGCGACGCCGCGGCTGACGAGGCGCGCCCGCCGGTCGATTTTACCCGCGATGTGCGGCCGATCCTTGCGGCGAACTGCCTCCATTGCCATGGGCAGGATCCTTCGCATCGCGAGGCCGACCTGCGGCTCGACGTGTTCGAAGCAGCAGGCGGCGATGGAGTTAGCGGGGCCGCATCAGTAATTGTCCGCGGGACGCCCGCAGAGAGCGAGCTGATCGCCCGCATCACGAGCGACGACGAATCGCTCATCATGCCGCCGATTGATTCGGGCAAGAAGCTGAAGACTGAAGAGATTGAGACGCTGCGCCGGTGGGTGGAGCAGGGGGCGGAGTTCAAGCCGCACTGGGCCTTCGTGGCGCCAGTGAAGCCGGCAGCGCCTGCGGTGAGCGATGTGGCGTGGGTGAAGAACCCGATCGATGCCTTTGTTTTGAATCGGCTCGATCGCGAAAATCTCAAGCCGTCGCCAGCGGCTACGCCGCAGACGCTGCTGCGACGTTTGTCGCTCGACCTGACCGGGCTGCCGCCGACGCTGGAAGAGCTGTCGGAGTTCGAAGCGGAGCTGGCGACTGCCGAGGCGCTCGCCGGCAAGTCGTCCGCGGATGCGACGACGGCGAATGTGGCTAGCGCGTATGGCCGGCAAGTCGATCGGCTGCTCGCCTCGCCCGCTTATGGCGAACGCTGGGCGCGACTGTGGCTCGATGCGGCCCGCTATGCGGACTCCGACGGGTTTGAGAAGGACAAGCCGCGGTTCGTGTGGATGTACCGCGATTGGGTGATCGACTCCTTCAACGCCGACATGCCTTACGACCAGTTCGTCGTCGAGCAGGTAGCCGGCGATCTGCTGCCGAATGCGACGCAAGATCAGCGGGTGGCGACAGGTTACTTGCGGAACTCGATGATCAACGAAGAGGGGGGCATCGACCCCGAGCAGTTCCGCATGGAGGCGATGTACGATCGCATCGACGCGATCGGCAAAGGGGTGCTCGGGCTCACCGTACAGTGCGCGCAGTGCCATACGCACAAGTACGATCCGATCACGCATACCGACTACTACCAACTGTTTGCCTTCTTAAACAATTGCGATGAAGGACAAACGTCGGCCTACACCGATGGCGAGTTGGCTGAGTGGGCGGCGACGCGCGAGCTGATTGAGCGTTTGGAAAATCAGCTCAAAACGGCAACGCCCGACTGGAAAGATAAACTGGCGGCGTGGGAGGCGAGCGTTACCGACGATTCGTCGCAGTGGACCGTCGTGCGGCCGGAGCTTGATGCCAGCGGCGGACAGAAGCACTATTTGCTGAAGGACGGGTCGGTCCTCGCGGCGGGCTATGCGCCGACGAAGCATGCGACCGAGTTTACCGTGACGCTCGACGCTGACGCGAAGGTTTCGGCGGTGCGGCTCGAATTGCTCAACGATCCCAACCTGCCGCATGGCGGGCCTGGGAGGTCGATCGACGGCATGTTCGGCCTCACCGAGATGCGCGTCGCTACTAACTTCGCGGCAGAACCCAACAAGCGCGTCGAGCAGAAAATCGTTTCAGCAACCGCCGACGTCAATCCGCCCGGCCGGCCGCTCGACGTGGCGTTCGACGATCAGAGCAAGCAGCGCCGCGTGACCGGGCCGATCGAGTATGCGATCGACGGCGACAATCTCACCGCCTGGAGCGGCGACATTGGCCCGGGCCGCAGTAACGTGCCGCATCAGGCGGTGTTCGTACTGGAGAAGCCGATCGAAGCGAAGGCGGGGACAAAGCTGACGTTTACGCTCGTGCAGCAACATGGC
This sequence is a window from Lacipirellula parvula. Protein-coding genes within it:
- a CDS encoding PSD1 and planctomycete cytochrome C domain-containing protein, producing the protein MLFSSRRWFELLCCAAAFALWLGLGARDAAADEARPPVDFTRDVRPILAANCLHCHGQDPSHREADLRLDVFEAAGGDGVSGAASVIVRGTPAESELIARITSDDESLIMPPIDSGKKLKTEEIETLRRWVEQGAEFKPHWAFVAPVKPAAPAVSDVAWVKNPIDAFVLNRLDRENLKPSPAATPQTLLRRLSLDLTGLPPTLEELSEFEAELATAEALAGKSSADATTANVASAYGRQVDRLLASPAYGERWARLWLDAARYADSDGFEKDKPRFVWMYRDWVIDSFNADMPYDQFVVEQVAGDLLPNATQDQRVATGYLRNSMINEEGGIDPEQFRMEAMYDRIDAIGKGVLGLTVQCAQCHTHKYDPITHTDYYQLFAFLNNCDEGQTSAYTDGELAEWAATRELIERLENQLKTATPDWKDKLAAWEASVTDDSSQWTVVRPELDASGGQKHYLLKDGSVLAAGYAPTKHATEFTVTLDADAKVSAVRLELLNDPNLPHGGPGRSIDGMFGLTEMRVATNFAAEPNKRVEQKIVSATADVNPPGRPLDVAFDDQSKQRRVTGPIEYAIDGDNLTAWSGDIGPGRSNVPHQAVFVLEKPIEAKAGTKLTFTLVQQHGGWNSDANQNNNLGRFRFAVTGADGAKADAIPAAVRKILAVPAAERSLQQEAELFSYWRTTVADFAETNRRLDALWLSHPRGTTQLVLAEREQRRPTHRLERGNFLQPAEEVTPGTPSFLHPLAAEQPTRLDFARWLVDPKSPTAARAAVNRIWQAYFGSGLVTTAEDLGTQGDLPTHPDLLDWLACELMEHGWSQKHIHRLIVSSATYQQAAAASPELLARDPANQLLARGPRYRVDAETVRDVSLAVSGLLTQKIGGPSVYPPAPEFLFQPPTSYGPKIWDYDAGADKYRRALYTFRYRSVPYPAFESFDAPRGDVACVRRPRSNTPLQALTTLNESLYLECARELARRIVVEGGQVDEERIRYAVRRCLSRSPSPAELATLAKFLGEQKQRFQADGADPGQLLSDDDGQKLKPLPGNAAPADLAAWTALARVVLNLDETITKE